The sequence ttaccttatagaagtgtataaaatcaagaggaatagattgggtagatgctcagagtaagggaatcaagaaccagagaacataggtttatggtgagagggggaagattcaataagaatctgaggggtaacttttgcacgtgtatggaacgagctgccggaggaagcagttgaggcagggactatcgtaacgtttaagaaacatttggacaggtacatggataggacaggtttagagggatatggaccaaacgcaggtaggtgggactggtgtagatggaacatgttgatcggcatgggcaagaagggcctgtttccgctctgtaagactcgatgactctaaatgggtatgcagagaatggaggtgtGTGCATCCTTCAGCTGTTGGGCGGTCTGCTGCTTCTTGAGTCATGGGGAAAAACAAGTGGGTGCAGCATCCACTTTGACTGTGGGAAACCAACCTATTCTTGTACATTGCCTCCCCCTTTCTGCCAATATAATCCATCCCAAGTTTTCATGACACCCTCGCACCAGTCACTAGTGACTAGGCAGACACCCACCTGTACCGTGTCCTTTCTTTATGTTCGTTGcccgagtggaaatgtcaaagactagacagcatagctttaaagtgtgagggggaaaagtttaaaggagttgtgcagggcaggtttttgttACACATGGGGCGGTGGGgggctggaacgtgctgccatgggtggtggcagAGGCATATATGATAATggcaatgtgttcaagaaggaactgcagatgctggaaaatcgaaggtagacaaaaaggctggtgaaactcagcgggtgcggcagcatctatgaagcgaaggaaataggcaacgtttcggcctgaaacgttgcctatttccctcgctccatagatgctgccgcacctgatAATGGCAATGTCCAAGATTAGAGAGCATTGCTTTgagatgagaggagcaaagtttaaagtctatttctgtgagatgtgcggggcatgttttttttacacagagggtggtgggctccAGGATCATACTGCCAGggagtgtggtggaggcaaatacgatggtggcatttacgtggcatttcagagacttttgTATATGCACAGAATGGTGCGATatggacacagacattgtgggccgaagggcctgttcctgtgctgtactgttctatgatctagtCTGGTGTCAGCTTGCACAATAGGTGTAACTAGCAGCAGATGCCAGCCTGGCAAGGACTCTGATGTGTGACTGGCACACATGCCCACTTGCCCACACAAAGAGGAatgctgctggagcaactctgcggcGCGTCCTCCTGATGGGCCGGCCCTGCCGGGAGCCAGCATGGACCTGCTGGGCCAAACGGCCTCCCACTAACCTGATAAGCAGTCGGGCAGATGGAAGCAATCCCATAGCAATATTTGAAGAAGTCAGTTTTGAGATATGGAGATCAAACGGGCCTTTCAACCCACCGCCACCGACCATTGTTCACCCGTTCACaacagttctacgttatcccactttctcatccactccctgcacactaggggcaatttacagagggccgattaacctgcaaacccgcacgtctttgggatgtgagaggaaaccggagctcctggaggaaacccacacagtcacgtgcAAACTGGAAACAGTAGTCATtgaaactaaaaataggttgcccagTCATTGCTGGTTTTGGGAGCATGCGGTGTGTATATTTGGCCAGTGTGTTTCTTCCATTACAACAGAaagcatggtttagtttagtttagagatacagcgtggaaacaggcccatcggcccaccgagtccgtgccgaacagcgatcccatcaacattagggacaatatacaattttaccgaagccaattaactttactGCAACAaaactgtacaactttggagtgtgggaggaaagtagagcatctggaggaaactcaagcaggtcacggagagaacatacaaactccgtacagacagcaccgtacggatagtcaggatagaacccgtgtaactggtgctgtgaggcaacaactctacccgctgcgctaccgtgccatcACTGTTCTCGATACTGCGTGAGATTTAACCTGCTTCTGGATGTCAAGCAAGTttttaagagagcgttagatatagctcttagggctaacagaatcaagggatatggggagaaagcaggaacggggtacagattttgaatgatcagccatggttacattgaatggtggtgctggctcaaagggccgaatggctgatgCTGatttgaagggcctactcctgcacctattttctatgtttctacgtcataAAAGGCGGTGTACAGGTGTCTAAGGTTTTGTGTTCTCTTTCTCTGCTGCAGGATTCGCAGCCCTCCCCTTTGGCTCTGCTGGCAGCCACCTGCAGCAAGATCGGCCCCCCGGCGGCAGAGTCCGGCTCCTCGCCCTCCCCCGTGGCGGTGCAGGTGGTCACCAAGAAGCTGCCGCTCCTGAAGCCGGCTCCGGCACCCAACGGGCAGAACGGCGGCAACCTCAGCTTCATCACGGCCAACGGGAAGGTCTTCCAGCTCCAGGGGTCGCAGGTTGTCAGCTCGTCCAACTCCGGCCAGTTGTTCCTGGCCGTCCCTAACCAGGCGGCGGCTGGCAAGAGCATGCGGCCAGGGCTTCAGTACCAGGTGGTGCCGCAGCTCCAGACGCTGGGCGGTCAGCAGCTACAGATCGCCAATGTCCAGCAGAACATGGCGGGTCAGATCCAGATCATCCAAGGCTCCAACCAAGCCTTCGTCACTGCCACCACGCCCAAGTCCTGCTCCCAGACGGTGCAGGTGAAGTCTAGCCCCTCCCCGCTGCGGGTGCAGTCCCAGGGCAacgtgatcaagctggcggggggCGGAAACGTGGCGCTCTCCATGCCCGTGAGCAACCTGATGGGGGCGGGGGACGGAGTGCCGGTGCAGGTTACGAGTGAGGCGCTGTGCGGCGGTGGCTTGGCCAAACCGGGCAAACGGTCGCGGAGGAAATCGGCCAACCCTCCCCCGGTCATGGCAGAAACGGTGACTCTGGTGGAGGCGACTTCGGGCAGCGTGTTACAGCCGGGCACCAACATGGTACTGCTGCAGAGCCCTGGCTCCAATGTGTTGCAGCAAGTGCAGGTGGTGCAGCAGAGGCAGGAGCAAGCCGTGCAGAACATCCCGCAGCAGGCCATCCGCGTGGTGCAAGCGGCTTCCATGAGTGGCCACACCCTGCCCACCGTCCCCCAGAAATCCCAACAGACCTTCCAGATCCAGAGCAGTGAGCAGAGCTCCGGCCCTGTCATCATCCGCGCCCAGTCCCTCAACACCCCACATCTGAACTGGCAGGCTGTGCCCGTGAAGACCACCTCCTCGCCCACCTCCAGTCCCCCGGGGGGCAGCACATTGTCCCGGATCGCCCCAGTCGGGGGCGGGAAGAGGTCCACCTCAGGCTCCATGATCCGCAAAGGGAACGCCTTGCCGAGGATCGCGCCGGCCGGTGGGGCCATCAACCTGAACACCGCGCAGTTCACCTCCGGCCAGTCCATACAGACCATCAGCATCAACGGCCTGCAGGTGCCCGGCGTTCCAGTCACGGTCACCAATGCTGCAGGTGAGGGATACTTAGACCAGAGCCCTGTCCACCATCTGCACACTCACCATcatcatccacacacacacatcatcatCCACACACTCACCAACATCATCCACACGGCCACCAACATCCACACACTCACCAacatccacacactcaccaccaccatccacacatccaccaccatccacacacacacatcatcatccacacactcaccaccatccacacacacacaccatcatccacacacccaccaacatccacacacacacacaccaacatccacacacacacatcatcatCCACACACTCgccaccaaccacacacacacaccaacatccacacacccaccaacatccacacacacgcaccaacatccacacacaccaccaccatcaTCCACATCACCAACATCCACACACTcaccaacacccacacacacaccaccaacatCCACACACTCCatcccacacactcaccaccatcacacacacactcaccaccatcatccacacactcaccaccatcCACACACATCACCAccatccacacactcaccaccatccacacacacacatcatccatccacacacacacacatcatccacacacacaccacacatcatcatccacacacacacacatcatcacatccacacacaccaccaccatcatccacacaccccacaacatccacacacacacaccacatccacacacacccaccaccaccatccacacactcaccaacatccacacactcaccaacatccacacactcacccacatccacacacacacatcacatcatcctcacactcaccacacacatccacacaccaccacaacatccacacacacacacattcatcacaccacaccacacaccacacacatccacacacacacaccaccaacatccacacacccaccaacatccacacacaccatcacatccacccacaccaccaccatcacacacacacacaccaacatccacaccacccacacgtccatccacacactcacaacatccccacacacacacatccacactcaCCACATCCACACACTCAACAACATCCACACACTCAACAacatccacacatccacacactCAACAACATCCACACACTCAACAACATCCACACACTCACCAacatccacacacccaccaacatccacacacccaccaacctccACACCCACCATCatccacacacccacaaacatccaacacacccaccaacatccacacacccaccaacatccacacacccaccaacatccacacacccaccaacatccacacacccaccaacatccacacacccaccaacatccacacacccaccaacatccacacacccaccaccaccatccacacacccaccaccaccatccaCACTCACCGTCATCATCCACACATGGAGCAGGTAGTGCGAagaaagcagggagtctgcaggatTTGGACAGGTTAGGGAGAttgggctgagaagtggcagatggaaaacagcgtagcaaagtgtggagtcgtatGTTTTGGTggaaggaataaaggcgtagactattttctaaatggagagagaatgtaGACATTGGAGGTGGAAAGGAActtaggagtgctggtgcaagattcccaaaaggttaatttgcaagttgaattggtagtgaggaaggcaattctgctcctataacttattaaCATGAACATAGATAGGggcgacagtcagaaccttctccccataatggaAACGTCAAAGACGAGTGGACATAGGTTCTGGTGAGAAGGGCATTGTTGATAAAATCTatgcagggcaagtattttacacagagggcgttGAGTTCCTGGAGCCCGTTGCCAggcgtagtggtggaggcagatacaatagtagcatttaagagactggctaggcacatggatatgcagggaatggaggaatatgaattatgtgcaggcagataagagtcggtcttggcattgtgtttagcacagacattgtggacccaagggcctgttcctgtgctgtactgtgttctatcagtgtacaggtgattgctggttggcacggactcgatgggtcgaagggcctggttctgcgctgtatctcaagtctGAAGGATGGTGTTGCTGACGTAAGAATGTGAAATGGGCAATAAGAATTCTGGAAGacgcaaggatctgcagatgcagcGTGAAGCGCAAGATagcaacccagcgggtcaggcagcatctgtggagtgaatggacagatgacgttttgggtttgggaCACTTCCTCGGACTCCACCTGAAAGatggcctgtccattccctccgagggtgctgcctgacccgctcacttgctccagcactttgatttaagATGAACATATTTGTAGTGATTCGGGACCTAAAGCAGtatcttttcag is a genomic window of Leucoraja erinacea ecotype New England chromosome 27, Leri_hhj_1, whole genome shotgun sequence containing:
- the sp2 gene encoding transcription factor Sp2 isoform X2; this encodes MATTTTINSSEYLQPTASSVTEDSQPSPLALLAATCSKIGPPAAESGSSPSPVAVQVVTKKLPLLKPAPAPNGQNGGNLSFITANGKVFQLQGSQVVSSSNSGQLFLAVPNQAAAGKSMRPGLQYQVVPQLQTLGGQQLQIANVQQNMAGQIQIIQGSNQAFVTATTPKSCSQTVQVKSSPSPLRVQSQGNVIKLAGGGNVALSMPVSNLMGAGDGVPVQVTSEALCGGGLAKPGKRSRRKSANPPPVMAETVTLVEATSGSVLQPGTNMVLLQSPGSNVLQQVQVVQQRQEQAVQNIPQQAIRVVQAASMSGHTLPTVPQKSQQTFQIQSSEQSSGPVIIRAQSLNTPHLNWQAVPVKTTSSPTSSPPGGSTLSRIAPVGGGKRSTSGSMIRKGNALPRIAPAGGAINLNTAQFTSGQSIQTISINGLQVPGVPVTVTNAAGQQQLSVQAGVVSPVSANNITITGLSPSQLSQLQVEPALPADDISGQQGQQTKKMKRMACTCPNCKDGDKRSGDVGKKKHICHIPGCEKVFRKTSLLRAHVRLHTGERPFVCSWVFCGKRFTRSDELQRHARTHTGDKRFECGQCHKRFMRSDHLTKHYKTHLNTKNLV
- the sp2 gene encoding transcription factor Sp2 isoform X1, with protein sequence MSDQQDSMATTTTINSSEYLQPTASSVTEDSQPSPLALLAATCSKIGPPAAESGSSPSPVAVQVVTKKLPLLKPAPAPNGQNGGNLSFITANGKVFQLQGSQVVSSSNSGQLFLAVPNQAAAGKSMRPGLQYQVVPQLQTLGGQQLQIANVQQNMAGQIQIIQGSNQAFVTATTPKSCSQTVQVKSSPSPLRVQSQGNVIKLAGGGNVALSMPVSNLMGAGDGVPVQVTSEALCGGGLAKPGKRSRRKSANPPPVMAETVTLVEATSGSVLQPGTNMVLLQSPGSNVLQQVQVVQQRQEQAVQNIPQQAIRVVQAASMSGHTLPTVPQKSQQTFQIQSSEQSSGPVIIRAQSLNTPHLNWQAVPVKTTSSPTSSPPGGSTLSRIAPVGGGKRSTSGSMIRKGNALPRIAPAGGAINLNTAQFTSGQSIQTISINGLQVPGVPVTVTNAAGQQQLSVQAGVVSPVSANNITITGLSPSQLSQLQVEPALPADDISGQQGQQTKKMKRMACTCPNCKDGDKRSGDVGKKKHICHIPGCEKVFRKTSLLRAHVRLHTGERPFVCSWVFCGKRFTRSDELQRHARTHTGDKRFECGQCHKRFMRSDHLTKHYKTHLNTKNLV